Within Paenibacillus sabinae T27, the genomic segment ATCGCGCTGCGCCTGGCCAATTTGATGCGTTATTCCGTCATTATCGTTGCGACCGTCCCGATCCTGTGCCTATATCCGTTTGTACAAAAATACTTCAACCAAGGGGTGATGATCGGAGCCGTGAAGGAGTAGCAGCATTGATCCTAAATTGAATCAGGGGGAATCACGAATGGGCAAAAGCACAAAGAAGAGTTGGGTGAAAATGATCACCGCAATGGTTCTTGTTCCTGTCCTGCTTACAGGTATGGTTGGCTGCAGCGGCAGCAAGGGAGAGAACTCCGGCTCAGTGGCTAGCGGCGATTTTAACCAAGAAGGCCTTCCGATTGTCAAGAAGCCGGTGACCTTGAAGGTTCTGACCGTCCGTTGGGGAAGCATGGGGGACACCTTCACGCAGAATCAATGGCTTAAGGACCTTGAAAAGAATACAAACGTCAAAATCGAATGGCAGGTGATGTCCTCCAACGACTGGGCCGAACAGAAGTCTATTATGCTGGCCAGCGGCACGCTTCCGGAAGTTATTCTGGGAGACCAATCCTTCTCTGATTCCGATATCGTAAATAATTTAAGCTATTTCCGCCCGCTGGATGATTATATCGACAAGTATATGCCCAATCTGAAAGCGGCCATGCAGGAAACACCTGAGATGAAACAGATCAGCACCTTTCCCGACGGAAAGATCTACTCTTTGCCGGCCAGGCTCCCATCGCGTCCCATCACTGCCCAACAGCCTGTTATTAATAAGGCCTGGCTGGATAAATTGGGGCTAAAGGCCCCGGACACCATTGACGATTTGTACAACGTATTAAAAGCGTTTAAAGAGCAAGACCCGAACGGGAACGGTAAAAAAGACGAGATTCCTTACAGTGAGGTCGGACTGTCGATGGATTTTCTGAACCCCTTCGGCATCACCGACCTGAACGCCACAAGCATGATGATTAAAGACGGCAAACCGGTATATTTCCCGACCAGCGAGGAATACAAAGCTGGACTGGAGTGGGTGCACAAACTCTATTCCGAAGGCTTGCTCGATAAAGAGCTGTTCACCCAGGACGGCACGATGGCATCCGCGAAGCATCAAAATCCGGACGCACCAATCGTAGGCTTTTCCAACCAATGGACACCCGATGCGGTATTTGGCAAATGGAGCGATCAATATGAGACCATTCCTCCAATCGCCGGACCGGATGGCAAACGGTATTCGACTGGAGATCCGAGCGGACTCAGCTACAGACGGAATGAACTGCTCATTACGAAATTCTGCAAAAATCCTGAGGTAGCCGCCCGTTGGGCCGATCAGTTCTATACGAATGAAGCCAGTATCCAGAATTTCTGGGGAGCGATCGGAACGGTCATCAAGAAGAACGACGACGGCACGTATTCGCTGATGGACCCGCCGGCCGGCACCAGCGCGGACGCCTGGTACTGGGAACAGTCACTCCGGGATTTCGGCCCGAAATATGCCAGCCCTTCTTTTGAGCAGAATATCAAGCTCAGTCCGAAGACCGGGGACGGACTTAAGCTGCAGCTCGACAAGCTGGGGAATGAATATGTGGCAACGCCTTTCCCTAACGTTATGTATACTTCGGAAGAGTTTCAGGAGCTGCCGACGCTGACGACGGACATTGACACCTACGTAAATACGATGCGCGCTCAATTTATTACCAAAGGCGGAATCAATGAGGGCTGGGACAACTATATTAAGAAGCTGAACGACATGGGACTGGAGAAGCTGCTGAAGATTCGTACAGATGCTTACAACCGCTATACCAGTGTAAAATAACTTTACTGCCCCTTATGGATGCCGTCCTGCAGACAAGCTGCGGGGCGGCATTTTTTGGGATGGATGAGTGATTTATGTAATAAAACATAACAAATTTTACTACTGTATACGCGTTTTCTTTGAAAAAAATTAAAATTTAAATTAAAGAGTGTTATTTATATTGACATCAATTCATTCCTGATAGTATGATAATCGCAAATAACAGCTGCAAAGCAGATGAAAGATTCAGAAAGACAGTTTTCATTTCCAGGAAAAGGTTTACCTGCTGAAAATGAACGGTCCTGTCGCCGGCCTTGAACAAGCAATCCAGATGAGTCTCTCTTTTTTTGAAAAGTAGGAAAAGGTTTTCCTGATTAAGGTCAAGGGGGTGAAAGCATGTCTTATACGATCAAGGATGTCGCCAGACTAGCCGATGTGTCCATTGCCACAGTGTCGCGGGTGCTGAACCGCAGCAAACCGGTAAGTCCCGAAATACGGGAGAAGGTCATGAAAGTGGTGGACGAGCTGGGCTACAATCCGAATCCCGTGGCCCGGACGCTCATCATGAAGGAGAGTACACTGATTGGCGTACTGATCCCGGACGTTGCAAATACATTCATTTCGATGTTTGTCCGCGGCATTGAAAAGGAACTCATCCAGCACGGCTACACGACTCTGCTCTGCAATACGAACGGGGATACGGATGTTGAACTTCATTATTTAAATCTGCTTCGTGATAAGTATGTGGATGGCGTTATTCTGCTGACCTCGGCGCCGAAGCCGGAGCAAATCGAGTTTTTCAATAAAAATGATGTACCCGTCATCTTCTCCAGCCATACGGACAAGGACGGCCGGTTCTCCAGCATCAACATCGATGATTACCAGGCTACCTATGATGCAACAAAATATCTGATCGGGCTGGGTCACCGCAGTATCGCTTTTTTCTGCGGTCCGATGGACTATTACCAGACGGTCCGGCGGTACGACGGCTACAAGCAGGCTTTAGCGGATAACGGTATTACCGCACGGCCGGACTGGGTGTTTGACAAGGACTATAACCTTGAATCGGGCTACAAGAGCGGGATGGAGCTGTTCGCAAGAGCGAAGGAAGACCTCCCGACGGCTGTGTGCTGTGTCAGTGATATGATCGCCATCGGAGCGATCCGGGCAGCGGAGGACAGCGGCCTGAGCGTTCCCGAGGATGTGTCGATCATGGGCTTTGACGATATTCCGATCGCAGGAGCGTACCGTCCGAAAATTACTACCGTACGCCAGCCGGTGTACGAGCTGGGTTCCGGGTCCGCGCAAATGCTGCTTAAGCAAATCCGGGAGAAAGGGACCGGAAGCTGCGAATCCAAAGTGCTTCCCATGAAATTATTGAAAGAGAAAGCTGCCGGGCGCTGACTGACTAATGTCATGCTTATACATTTTACCTGAGCGATAAGGAGAGATTTGGAAATGGCAAAGAAATTGGGACTTCTTGCACTTTGTATGATGCTGATGTTTGCGCTCGCTGCTTGCGGCGGCAAGCCGGGCTCCGGGAATGCGGAGACGGGCAATGCCGCGGCGAATGCCGGCGGGGAAGCGACCGCGGAGGCGACAGAGGAATTAACGCCGGAGCCCGGAGCGCAGCTGACCTTCTGGACGATCAAGGACGATTTTACCAATTATGCGGCCGCCGAGTTTGAGAAGAAATACGGCATCAAGGTGACGGTGGAAGATGTTGCTTACTGGGACAGCGTGGCTCGTTTGACGACGGACGGCCCGGCTGGTACCGGAGCGGATGTGTTGGGCATTAACAAC encodes:
- a CDS encoding extracellular solute-binding protein; this encodes MGKSTKKSWVKMITAMVLVPVLLTGMVGCSGSKGENSGSVASGDFNQEGLPIVKKPVTLKVLTVRWGSMGDTFTQNQWLKDLEKNTNVKIEWQVMSSNDWAEQKSIMLASGTLPEVILGDQSFSDSDIVNNLSYFRPLDDYIDKYMPNLKAAMQETPEMKQISTFPDGKIYSLPARLPSRPITAQQPVINKAWLDKLGLKAPDTIDDLYNVLKAFKEQDPNGNGKKDEIPYSEVGLSMDFLNPFGITDLNATSMMIKDGKPVYFPTSEEYKAGLEWVHKLYSEGLLDKELFTQDGTMASAKHQNPDAPIVGFSNQWTPDAVFGKWSDQYETIPPIAGPDGKRYSTGDPSGLSYRRNELLITKFCKNPEVAARWADQFYTNEASIQNFWGAIGTVIKKNDDGTYSLMDPPAGTSADAWYWEQSLRDFGPKYASPSFEQNIKLSPKTGDGLKLQLDKLGNEYVATPFPNVMYTSEEFQELPTLTTDIDTYVNTMRAQFITKGGINEGWDNYIKKLNDMGLEKLLKIRTDAYNRYTSVK
- a CDS encoding LacI family DNA-binding transcriptional regulator, with the protein product MSYTIKDVARLADVSIATVSRVLNRSKPVSPEIREKVMKVVDELGYNPNPVARTLIMKESTLIGVLIPDVANTFISMFVRGIEKELIQHGYTTLLCNTNGDTDVELHYLNLLRDKYVDGVILLTSAPKPEQIEFFNKNDVPVIFSSHTDKDGRFSSINIDDYQATYDATKYLIGLGHRSIAFFCGPMDYYQTVRRYDGYKQALADNGITARPDWVFDKDYNLESGYKSGMELFARAKEDLPTAVCCVSDMIAIGAIRAAEDSGLSVPEDVSIMGFDDIPIAGAYRPKITTVRQPVYELGSGSAQMLLKQIREKGTGSCESKVLPMKLLKEKAAGR